In Streptomyces sp. NBC_00433, a single genomic region encodes these proteins:
- a CDS encoding antibiotic biosynthesis monooxygenase, whose amino-acid sequence MSTISAEERLMIYINVFTCKPENQQALSTAIRKETDDIVRHMPGFVSANVHCSVDGTRVTNYAQWSELTAFQEHIRSEAGRALILELHKYADNADVHVYQVDWIVSGERELA is encoded by the coding sequence ATGAGCACGATTTCCGCCGAGGAACGGCTGATGATCTACATCAACGTCTTCACCTGCAAGCCGGAGAACCAGCAGGCGCTGTCCACCGCCATCCGCAAGGAGACGGACGACATCGTCCGGCACATGCCCGGGTTCGTCTCCGCCAACGTGCACTGCAGCGTCGACGGGACCCGGGTGACGAACTACGCCCAGTGGAGCGAGCTGACCGCCTTCCAGGAGCACATCCGCAGCGAGGCGGGCCGTGCGCTGATCCTCGAACTCCACAAGTACGCCGACAACGCAGATGTGCATGTTTACCAGGTCGACTGGATCGTATCCGGCGAAAGGGAACTGGCATGA
- a CDS encoding nuclear transport factor 2 family protein, whose product MKTARELWEAVYAAVEAENHFAFYELCDAELDIRTASQHKTGPKGLAGMFTQQRGLYAELDHTVDGIIESADGSALSAELTLSGVAKGTDERLTWNVVETIRADAGRIVSWHAMLDRTGLVQRIRALQG is encoded by the coding sequence ATGAAGACCGCTCGGGAACTCTGGGAGGCCGTGTACGCCGCGGTCGAGGCGGAGAACCACTTCGCGTTCTACGAACTGTGCGACGCGGAGCTGGACATCCGCACCGCGAGCCAGCACAAGACGGGTCCCAAGGGCCTCGCCGGGATGTTCACCCAGCAGCGCGGCCTGTACGCGGAGCTGGACCACACCGTCGACGGGATCATCGAGTCCGCGGACGGCTCCGCGCTGTCGGCCGAGCTGACGCTGTCCGGCGTGGCCAAGGGCACCGACGAGCGGTTGACCTGGAATGTCGTGGAGACGATACGGGCCGACGCCGGCCGCATCGTGTCCTGGCACGCCATGCTCGACCGCACCGGACTGGTCCAGCGGATCCGCGCCCTCCAGGGATGA
- a CDS encoding MBL fold metallo-hydrolase: MTAMPVGIPVRQEVEVADGVVAVVNGDGSAGLSNSVLLLGGPATVIDTMLLPEMADAVVAALSRRGRSAELVVNTHIHTDHIGGNVLFDKVPIIAHPRTVAGMRKMIGEPGLPALLAKVMPAFADRLGGWDSVAAEPVPAAGIERALPDGTRVLEFTDAHSAADLAVWLPAEQVLVSGDLCFAGVTPLAVHGRVGGWRAALDQLIALGPRVVLPGHGRPAGIEALRDLADYFDRVLAAARSAHAERLSAEAVWARFDPGPAAGWLEPERTLVNIQVALSEITGKPFQGEHRVQQDRGPSHSG; encoded by the coding sequence ATGACCGCCATGCCGGTCGGGATTCCCGTGCGCCAGGAGGTCGAGGTCGCCGACGGCGTCGTCGCGGTGGTCAACGGCGACGGCAGCGCGGGCCTGTCCAACAGCGTGCTGCTGCTCGGCGGGCCGGCCACCGTCATCGACACGATGCTGCTGCCGGAGATGGCCGACGCCGTCGTGGCGGCGCTGAGCCGCCGGGGCCGCAGCGCGGAACTCGTCGTCAACACCCACATCCACACCGACCACATCGGCGGGAACGTCCTGTTCGACAAGGTGCCGATCATCGCCCATCCGCGCACGGTGGCCGGGATGCGCAAGATGATCGGCGAGCCGGGGCTGCCCGCGCTGCTCGCCAAGGTGATGCCCGCCTTCGCGGACCGGCTCGGCGGCTGGGACAGCGTGGCCGCGGAACCCGTGCCGGCCGCCGGCATCGAACGCGCGCTGCCCGACGGCACGCGGGTGCTGGAATTCACCGACGCCCACTCGGCCGCCGACCTCGCGGTGTGGCTGCCGGCGGAGCAGGTGCTGGTCAGTGGTGACCTGTGCTTCGCCGGTGTGACACCGCTCGCGGTGCACGGCCGGGTCGGCGGCTGGCGGGCGGCGCTCGACCAGTTGATCGCGCTGGGCCCCAGGGTCGTCCTGCCCGGTCACGGCAGGCCGGCCGGGATCGAGGCGCTGCGGGATCTGGCCGACTACTTCGACCGGGTGCTCGCAGCCGCCCGGTCGGCGCACGCCGAGCGGCTGTCCGCCGAAGCGGTGTGGGCCCGGTTCGACCCGGGCCCCGCGGCGGGCTGGCTCGAACCGGAGCGGACTCTCGTCAACATCCAGGTAGCTCTTTCCGAGATCACCGGAAAACCATTCCAAGGAGAACATCGTGTCCAACAAGACCGTGGCCCGTCGCATTCTGGATGA
- a CDS encoding ester cyclase translates to MSNKTVARRILDEGFSQGNADVLDEVMSEDFVNHNAPPGMDTSREGVKSVILIERQGFPDLKVNIIREFEDGEYVIQHVELTGTHKGVVFGAEPTGRTISWNEIHIARVRDGQVSEHWACNDLHVLMMQLGKMAPPDTSAFRRAPAAS, encoded by the coding sequence GTGTCCAACAAGACCGTGGCCCGTCGCATTCTGGATGAAGGATTCTCCCAGGGAAATGCCGACGTTCTCGACGAGGTGATGAGCGAGGACTTCGTCAACCACAACGCGCCGCCCGGAATGGACACCAGCCGCGAGGGCGTCAAGTCGGTGATCCTGATCGAGCGGCAGGGATTCCCTGACCTGAAGGTCAACATCATCCGCGAGTTCGAGGACGGCGAGTACGTCATCCAGCACGTCGAGCTGACCGGCACCCACAAGGGCGTGGTGTTCGGCGCCGAGCCGACCGGCCGCACCATCAGCTGGAACGAGATCCACATCGCCCGGGTCCGCGACGGCCAGGTGAGCGAGCACTGGGCCTGCAACGACCTGCACGTCCTGATGATGCAGCTGGGCAAGATGGCGCCGCCGGACACCTCCGCCTTCCGCCGGGCGCCCGCCGCTTCCTGA